A DNA window from Choloepus didactylus isolate mChoDid1 chromosome 9, mChoDid1.pri, whole genome shotgun sequence contains the following coding sequences:
- the GBX2 gene encoding homeobox protein GBX-2 yields the protein MSAAFPPSLMMMQRPLGSSTAFSIDSLIGSPPQPSPGHFVYTGYPMFMPYRPVVLPPPPPPPALPQAALQPALPPAHPHHQIPSLPTGFCSSLAQGMALTSTLMATLPGGFSASPQHQEATAARKFAPQPLPAGGNFDKAEALPPDAEDAKGFLAKEGSLLAFSAAEAVQASLAGAVRGQGKDESKVEDDPKGKEESFSLESDLDYSSDDNLTGQPAHKEEDPGHALEETPPSGGAAGSTTSTGKNRRRRTAFTSEQLLELEKEFHCKKYLSLTERSQIAHALKLSEVQVKIWFQNRRAKWKRVKAGNANSKTGEPSRNPKIVVPIPVHVSRFAIRSQHQQLEQARP from the exons ATGAGCGCAGCGTTCCCGCCGTCGCTGATGATGATGCAGCGCCCGCTGGGGAGTAGCACCGCCTTCAGCATAGACTCGCTGATCGGCAGCCCGCCGCAGCCCAGCCCCGGCCACTTCGTCTACACCGGCTACCCCATGTTCATGCCCTACCGGCCGGTggtgctgccgccgccgccgccgccgcccgcgctGCCCCAGGCGGCGCTGCAGCCCGCGCTGCCGCCCGCGCACCCTCATCACCAGATCCCCAGTCTGCCCACGGGCTTCTGCTCCAGCCTGGCGCAGGGCATGGCGCTCACCTCCACGCTCATGGCCACCCTGCCGGGCGGCTTCTCCGCCTCGCCCCAGCACCAGGAGGCGACGGCTGCCCGGAAGTTCGCGCCGCAGCCGCTGCCGGCCGGCGGCAACTTCGACAAGGCGGAGGCGCTGCCACCCGACGCGGAGGACGCCAAAGGCTTCCTGGCCAAGGAGGGCTCGCTGCTCGCCTTCTCGGCGGCGGAGGCGGTGCAGGCGTCGCTGG CTGGGGCTGTCAGAGGGCAGGGGAAAGACGAGTCAAAGGTGGAAGACGACCCGAAGGGCAAGGAGGAGAGCTTCTCGCTGGAGAGCGATCTGGACTACAGCTCGGATGACAATCTGACCGGCCAGCCGGCTCACAAGGAGGAAGACCCGGGCCACGCACTGGAGGAGACCCCGCCGAGCGGCGGCGCCGCGGGCAGCACCACGTCCACGGGCAAGAACCGGCGGCGGCGGACTGCCTTCACCAGCGAGCAGCTGCTGGAGCTGGAGAAGGAGTTCCACTGCAAAAAGTACCTGTCGCTGACCGAGCGCTCGCAGATCGCCCACGCCCTCAAACTCAGCGAGGTGCAGGTGAAAATCTGGTTCCAGAACCGCAGGGCCAAGTGGAAACGGGTGAAGGCGGGTAATGCCAATTCCAAGACAGGGGAGCCCTCCCGGAACCCCAAGATCGTGGTCCCCATCCCTGTCCACGTCAGCAGGTTCGCTATTAGAAGTCAGCACCAGCAGCTGGAGCAGGCCCGGCCCTGA